Genomic DNA from Vreelandella subglaciescola:
CGTAAAGCCGGCACAGGCGGTCAACCATGGCGATGTTGCGCCAGGCGACCAGCGCCATATCCACCAGCGTTAGCGGGCTGACGGCGACCATCACTGCGGTTTCACCGCACATGCGCGAGATCAGCCGCTGGGCCTCGCGGTCGCGGGGGCCAAGCAGATGGTGGTTTAGCAGCGTCAGCGTATCCTGCCCGCTGTGATGCGGCTCGCGGGCATGCTGAAAGGCCACCCAGTGCGGGTCGTCGTCGCTGAGTTTGAGCTGGGTTTGCAGCCGGTCGGCTAGCGTGCGCGCCTGTTTGGGTGAGCGGTGGGGCAGGTCCGCCAGCGCTTCGCGCAGCTTGTCGTGGCGTTTCAGCCGCTTTAACCGCGCCAGCTCACGGAGCATGGCGGCGCCGCCAAGGCCGATCAGGGTAAGACCAAATACCTGCCAGGCGGCGTCCAGCCAGCGGGCGCTGGCAAAGGCGTCGGGCAGGCCGGTGACAAACTCGGCGGTGCCCAGGGCAGCACTGCCGGCCAGCACAAACAAAAGTCCCCAGCGGCGCTTGCGCGGTGCGCCGAGGCTTTGCTCGGGTAGTGCCTGGCGGCTGGCGGCGTCGTCCACGGGCGTTTCTTCCCGCGCCGTGGCGTCAAAGCGGTGTGCGCGGCGCAGCGGTGTATCGTCGCCGATGAGCGGTTCTGCTACGGCATCGCCATTGAGATGAAAGTGCCGGCGCGGCTTGGGCGAGGTCATGTCAGTTTATCTCCGATCAGCCAGTCGATGGCGGCGTCCATGCGGATGTGCGGCAGCGCGCCTGACGCCGCAGGCATCGGGCGAAAGCCGGGAAAATCAAACCCCTGGCGCTGCCAGAAGGCATTGTCGGGCAGCGTGGCGGGCACGTCGCCGGGATACACCAGCACGTCTTCGCCTTCGAGCGTGGTGCCGCGCAGCGCAGGCAGACGCTCTTTGCCCTGGCTAACTTCGCGCGACTGGGTGGCGCGAATGGAAGCCAGCGACAGCGCTTTCACCGGCACGTTGGCAAAGCGCAGCTCCTTGAGCGGCTCCTTTAATAGCGCGTTCAGCAGCGCCACGACGTTGTCGTGCTGGTCGGGGGTGACGTGATCGGCCTTGGTGGCGGCAATCGCCAGCCGGTCGATGCGCGGGGCAAACAGGCGGTTGAGCAGGTTGCGGCTGCCGTAGCTAAAGCTTTGCATCAGCTCGCCCAGCGCCAGCGATAAATCCTCGAAGCGTTCGGGGCCGGCGTTCAGCGCGCCGAGCACGTCGACCAGCACAATCTGGCGGTCAAAACGGCGGAAGTGCTCGCGATAAAACGGCTGTACCACCTGCTTTTGATAGTAGCGAAAGCGCGCCACCAGGGTGGCGTAAACGCTGGTGTCGGGCAGCGCGTCGAGTTCTGCTTGCGTCTGGCT
This window encodes:
- a CDS encoding YcjF family protein; its protein translation is MTSPKPRRHFHLNGDAVAEPLIGDDTPLRRAHRFDATAREETPVDDAASRQALPEQSLGAPRKRRWGLLFVLAGSAALGTAEFVTGLPDAFASARWLDAAWQVFGLTLIGLGGAAMLRELARLKRLKRHDKLREALADLPHRSPKQARTLADRLQTQLKLSDDDPHWVAFQHAREPHHSGQDTLTLLNHHLLGPRDREAQRLISRMCGETAVMVAVSPLTLVDMALVAWRNIAMVDRLCRLYGLELGYASRLRLFKTVLHNMAFAGASELATDAGMDMLSLDMTGRMSARAGQGLAVGLLSARLGLRALRLCRPLAFAPNEQPTLGDLRRDLWQQLRRLDAKPRDRDE